From the Ruminiclostridium josui JCM 17888 genome, one window contains:
- a CDS encoding S1C family serine protease, which yields MYNNNDWNNGYYNNSNFDNNQIITITPKRKKHKFTTYLSLVLITSIITGAAVGGGMYYKFSKELDRQIGDLQKSVALSAKSNTDSVVGTLTSSAAESLKAATLLKTSAGDLTIPEIAKKVGPSIVGVTMNVQNSRSSGFYGFGTPSSSSSEGSGIIFTADGYIMTNYHVVSYADPKKGAKNTTLTVYLPDKRQAKATFIGGDEDNDLAVIKINLTNLPVAELGNSSQVEVGDTAVAIGNPLGMEFAGSVTVGVISALNRQVDTGNGPMDLFQTDAAINPGNSGGALVNSKGQVIGINSAKISESGVEGLGFAIPMDTAKPIIEQLKTYGYVKGKPLMGISTQEVPEQYSKMYGIPVGLYVVEVTPGGAAANAGIKAKDIIIMLDGKKVKTNSDIDAIKKLHKAGDTVNVVVSRNGQQITLKLTFMEANQ from the coding sequence ATGTATAATAATAATGATTGGAACAATGGATACTATAATAATTCAAATTTTGATAACAACCAAATTATAACAATAACCCCTAAAAGAAAAAAGCATAAGTTTACTACCTATTTATCACTTGTGCTTATAACTTCAATAATTACCGGAGCAGCAGTAGGCGGCGGAATGTACTACAAGTTTTCAAAGGAGCTTGACAGACAAATAGGAGATTTACAGAAGTCAGTTGCTCTTTCAGCAAAAAGCAACACAGACTCCGTTGTAGGCACACTTACTTCATCAGCAGCCGAATCATTGAAAGCAGCTACTCTTTTAAAGACCTCTGCCGGAGACTTGACTATACCTGAAATAGCAAAGAAAGTGGGACCCTCAATTGTTGGTGTAACAATGAACGTTCAAAACAGTCGTTCTTCGGGATTCTACGGTTTTGGAACACCATCTAGTTCCAGCTCTGAAGGGTCAGGTATAATATTTACTGCTGACGGATATATAATGACAAATTACCATGTTGTATCATATGCAGACCCTAAGAAGGGAGCAAAAAATACTACACTTACAGTGTATTTACCTGATAAAAGACAAGCAAAAGCTACATTTATAGGTGGTGATGAGGATAACGATCTTGCTGTTATAAAGATAAATCTCACTAACCTTCCTGTTGCAGAACTTGGCAACTCTTCCCAAGTAGAAGTCGGTGATACTGCCGTAGCAATTGGAAACCCACTTGGAATGGAGTTTGCAGGCTCTGTAACTGTCGGTGTAATAAGTGCACTAAATAGACAGGTTGATACTGGTAATGGACCTATGGATCTTTTCCAGACAGATGCTGCAATAAATCCCGGTAATAGCGGTGGTGCCCTTGTAAATTCCAAAGGACAAGTAATAGGCATTAATTCAGCAAAGATATCCGAAAGCGGTGTTGAAGGCCTTGGTTTTGCAATACCAATGGACACAGCTAAACCTATAATTGAACAGCTAAAAACCTATGGATATGTTAAAGGAAAGCCTTTAATGGGAATTTCAACTCAGGAGGTTCCTGAACAATATTCTAAAATGTATGGAATACCGGTAGGATTATACGTTGTTGAAGTAACTCCTGGAGGAGCCGCAGCAAATGCAGGTATAAAAGCAAAAGACATAATTATTATGTTAGACGGTAAAAAAGTAAAAACAAATTCAGACATTGATGCAATCAAGAAACTGCACAAAGCCGGTGATACTGTTAACGTAGTAGTTTCCAGAAACGGTCAGCAAATAACTCTAAAGCTTACATTTATGGAAGCTAATCAGTAG
- a CDS encoding TIGR03943 family putative permease subunit: protein MKKVNKEILAQITILLLIASLLTQAIITGKIKHYVNIHIVKYLWFSIAGVMAIALSLLPSLFRPKRRNNILPCAILAIPVLAGAINVTAPVDGADIKSNTGQIQHEQDSNLSGIVNISDDEYLNWYTDAYKNPNKYDNKTVRIKGTVFRMDGFSSNEFIPARMSMVCCAADLVPYGFLCRYKDAEKFRNGEWVYVTAKIKVEYEPHMKKEMPILYGISVTPAQKPENELIYPY, encoded by the coding sequence ATGAAAAAAGTAAACAAAGAGATTTTGGCACAGATAACAATTTTATTATTAATTGCTTCTTTACTTACCCAGGCTATTATAACAGGGAAAATCAAACATTATGTTAACATACATATAGTAAAATATCTATGGTTTTCTATAGCAGGAGTTATGGCTATTGCATTATCCCTGCTGCCGAGCTTGTTTAGGCCTAAGCGCAGAAATAACATACTTCCTTGTGCTATTTTGGCTATCCCCGTACTTGCAGGAGCTATAAATGTCACAGCACCTGTTGATGGCGCGGATATAAAGTCTAATACAGGACAAATACAACATGAACAAGACAGTAATTTGTCTGGTATAGTTAATATAAGCGATGATGAATATTTAAATTGGTACACTGATGCTTATAAAAACCCGAATAAATATGATAATAAAACTGTGAGAATCAAAGGTACTGTTTTCAGAATGGACGGGTTTAGCAGCAATGAGTTTATTCCTGCTCGTATGTCAATGGTTTGCTGCGCCGCAGATCTTGTTCCATATGGATTCCTATGCAGATATAAGGATGCAGAAAAATTTAGAAATGGTGAGTGGGTTTACGTTACAGCTAAAATAAAAGTAGAGTACGAGCCTCATATGAAAAAGGAAATGCCGATACTTTACGGAATATCAGTTACTCCTGCACAGAAACCGGAAAACGAGCTGATTTATCCCTACTAA
- a CDS encoding GNAT family N-acetyltransferase: MAYDVRPVNLHEVRDLYINIVNDFAQGEYPPYEDLYKQLEKGIQKGFVLVNDQKDVAYSICTVDSTDSFVLISLLAVYTKYRGKGFGTKFIEILKNRYCDKRSIIVEVEKPEDALEQKERDIREKRIKFYEKAGFILLPDIDYAIWDIPMYLMILPNETLQIDANSISSLNETVGKAMGDIYLKLLGKKFFHKMELKIKNKSGL; encoded by the coding sequence ATGGCATACGATGTAAGGCCTGTTAATCTCCATGAGGTCAGAGATTTATACATAAACATAGTAAATGACTTTGCACAGGGGGAATATCCGCCCTATGAAGATTTATACAAACAGCTTGAAAAAGGTATTCAAAAGGGATTTGTGCTTGTAAATGACCAAAAAGATGTTGCATACTCAATTTGTACCGTGGACAGCACAGACTCTTTTGTTCTTATAAGCTTATTGGCAGTTTATACGAAATATAGGGGAAAAGGCTTTGGAACAAAGTTTATAGAAATATTAAAAAACAGATATTGCGACAAGCGAAGTATTATTGTAGAGGTTGAAAAGCCTGAGGATGCTTTAGAGCAGAAAGAACGCGATATTAGGGAAAAAAGGATTAAATTCTATGAAAAAGCAGGCTTCATACTGTTGCCTGATATTGATTACGCTATATGGGATATTCCCATGTATTTGATGATTTTACCCAATGAAACTTTACAGATTGACGCAAATTCTATTAGCAGTTTAAATGAAACAGTTGGGAAGGCTATGGGTGATATTTATCTTAAACTTCTGGGTAAAAAATTCTTTCATAAGATGGAATTAAAAATAAAAAACAAGTCAGGGCTTTAA
- a CDS encoding LacI family DNA-binding transcriptional regulator, producing the protein MKSSISMKNIAKELNVSIVTVSKALNDKDGVSKELKLKIKDLADKMGYRYNMMSKSMRDGLSYNIGVIIPEHFLGDDKSYYFSVFKHLSQIMEKYQYCAILQVLNSEDESKVILPKFYYDKKVDGLIVLGQVSKAYIKILQNIEIPVVFLDFYDDSTNVDSITVDNYWGAYELTNYLIKNGHVNIAFIGDIYATSSIQDRYLGMCKSLLEHGIKLREDYVICDRDKHGKYIELKFPKDMPTAFVCNCDGIAYNLILKLKEMGYCVPEDFSVVSFDNDIYATISEPQITTVEVDVEEMAATAVKSILDKIKNENKSHGRSSIKGRIVYRNSVKKI; encoded by the coding sequence ATGAAAAGCAGCATATCCATGAAAAATATCGCCAAAGAATTAAATGTCAGCATTGTCACAGTTTCTAAAGCACTGAATGATAAAGACGGCGTCAGTAAAGAATTAAAGCTAAAGATAAAAGATTTAGCTGATAAAATGGGGTACAGGTACAATATGATGTCAAAATCCATGCGAGATGGTTTGTCGTATAATATTGGAGTAATTATCCCTGAACATTTTCTGGGGGACGACAAGTCATATTATTTCAGTGTTTTTAAACACCTGTCTCAAATAATGGAAAAGTATCAGTATTGCGCAATCCTTCAGGTATTAAACTCAGAGGATGAGAGCAAAGTTATACTACCTAAGTTTTATTATGACAAAAAGGTAGATGGACTTATTGTTCTGGGACAGGTAAGTAAAGCCTATATAAAGATTTTGCAGAATATAGAAATACCCGTGGTTTTTCTGGATTTTTATGATGACAGTACAAATGTTGATTCAATAACGGTGGACAATTATTGGGGAGCTTATGAATTAACAAATTATCTAATAAAGAACGGACATGTTAACATAGCATTTATTGGGGATATATATGCAACCAGCAGTATTCAGGATAGATATTTGGGTATGTGCAAATCTCTTTTGGAACATGGTATAAAATTGAGAGAAGATTATGTGATATGCGATAGGGACAAGCATGGAAAGTATATTGAGCTCAAATTTCCCAAAGATATGCCTACTGCTTTTGTGTGCAACTGTGATGGTATAGCATATAACCTCATTTTAAAGCTTAAAGAAATGGGCTATTGTGTACCGGAGGATTTTTCTGTAGTAAGTTTTGATAACGATATATATGCTACAATATCTGAACCGCAAATTACTACAGTAGAGGTTGATGTAGAAGAAATGGCGGCAACAGCAGTTAAGTCCATCCTTGATAAGATAAAGAATGAGAACAAAAGTCATGGCAGGTCTAGTATAAAGGGAAGAATTGTTTACAGAAACTCAGTTAAAAAAATATAA
- a CDS encoding nicotinate phosphoribosyltransferase, whose protein sequence is MTDETYALLCDFYELTMSNGYFLKGFIDKVAYFDVFFRKVPDGGGFAIAAGLEQVIEYIKNLRFSKDDIKYLKNLNMFSDDFLEYLSNFRFTGDIYAVPEGTPVFPNEPIITIKAPVIEAQLIETFTLLSVNHQSLIATKANRIVRAARGRTVLEFGSRRAHGTDGAVLGARAAFIAGCGGTACAMTDKIYGVPAGGTMAHSWIQMFDSEYEAFKTYCELYPNNVTLLVDTYNVLKSGVPNAIRAFKEVLIPRGITKCAIRLDSGDMTYLSKKAREMLDNAGLRDCKIVASNALDEYIISDLISQGACIDIFGVGERLITSKSEPVFGGVYKLCAIEDDKGKIIPKIKLSENVTKITNPHFKKVYRLFENKTGKAIADQLCVYDEIIDQKKDLEIFDPDATWKRKTITDFTAKELLVPIFIGGKKVYNVPSIQETRKYCMEQIDSLWDEVKRFEFPHEYYVDLSQKLWDIKHKLIKENR, encoded by the coding sequence ATGACTGATGAAACATATGCTCTTTTATGCGATTTCTATGAGCTTACTATGAGCAACGGATATTTTCTCAAAGGCTTTATTGACAAAGTTGCATACTTTGATGTTTTCTTCCGAAAAGTACCTGATGGAGGCGGTTTTGCTATTGCAGCCGGTCTTGAGCAGGTTATCGAATATATTAAAAATCTGCGTTTTTCAAAAGATGATATAAAATATCTTAAAAATCTAAATATGTTTTCAGATGACTTTTTGGAATATCTGTCAAATTTCAGGTTTACCGGAGATATATATGCGGTTCCTGAAGGAACCCCTGTTTTCCCGAATGAGCCCATTATTACTATTAAAGCGCCGGTTATTGAAGCTCAGCTTATTGAGACTTTTACACTCCTTTCCGTTAATCACCAATCCCTTATAGCCACCAAGGCTAACAGAATAGTTAGGGCAGCCAGAGGCAGAACAGTTCTGGAGTTTGGCTCCAGAAGGGCTCACGGGACAGATGGTGCTGTGCTTGGAGCAAGAGCTGCCTTCATTGCAGGCTGCGGAGGTACCGCGTGTGCTATGACAGACAAAATTTACGGGGTACCCGCAGGCGGAACCATGGCTCATTCATGGATTCAAATGTTTGATAGCGAATATGAGGCCTTTAAGACCTATTGTGAACTGTATCCAAATAATGTCACACTTCTTGTTGACACATATAATGTACTCAAAAGCGGAGTACCAAATGCAATACGTGCATTTAAGGAAGTTCTTATTCCTCGGGGAATTACAAAATGTGCAATACGACTGGATAGCGGTGATATGACCTATCTGTCAAAGAAAGCCAGAGAAATGCTTGACAATGCAGGCCTTAGAGATTGTAAAATAGTTGCTTCAAATGCCCTTGATGAATATATAATAAGTGACTTAATTTCACAGGGGGCATGTATTGATATTTTTGGAGTAGGAGAACGACTGATTACTTCGAAAAGTGAACCTGTATTCGGCGGTGTATACAAGCTGTGTGCCATTGAAGATGATAAGGGTAAAATTATTCCTAAAATTAAATTAAGTGAAAATGTAACAAAGATAACCAATCCACACTTTAAAAAAGTATATCGCCTGTTTGAAAACAAAACCGGAAAAGCTATTGCAGACCAACTTTGCGTGTACGATGAAATAATAGACCAAAAAAAGGATTTGGAGATTTTTGATCCTGATGCTACATGGAAGCGCAAGACTATTACTGATTTTACTGCAAAGGAACTCTTAGTGCCCATATTTATAGGCGGAAAGAAAGTGTATAATGTTCCGTCCATTCAGGAAACCAGAAAATACTGCATGGAGCAAATTGATTCTCTTTGGGATGAAGTAAAGCGTTTTGAGTTTCCACATGAATATTATGTAGACTTATCTCAAAAACTTTGGGATATTAAACATAAACTTATTAAAGAAAACAGATAG
- a CDS encoding permease, whose product MSIQLSIIGGFLEAGKTTFIQNLLKGGNDRYSSKKTVLICCEQGFEEYRESTLKRYNTVLININDIRVLDRSFICSVIEEHDPDRILIEYNGTWPIGEFLKIRLPSGCCISNIYFIADASNFALYMSNMKSIMTEQISNSDIVILNRDKSLDSVEKANIKRAIKAVNRQTKVIYHIKDYQMLQGNNKDISGFIFAALLLMLYLFFTSVKNTGSAFISIFLGILIQALPFILLGIFISSFLQVFASDEKIAKVFSRFKWVGFPAAVIMGIFFPVCDCAMAPICSRLAGKGVPVYYVLTFLLSAPVVNPVVIMSTYYAFHDKPEVVFMRVGLGIVIALMVGLILKFAGVTKEYAINERVLETPCSGGYIENLSQEGFIGKLWMLIRHAGMEFFNVGSYIVVGAFITSLLQTFLSRELFSAAGIGGHLELLIMLGAAVFMSVCSTSNAFIARGFSYSFPTHGIVCYMVMGPMLDLKNILMLSASFKKKFLIELFVMLIVIAVFIFSIAATFFS is encoded by the coding sequence GTGAGTATACAACTTAGTATAATTGGGGGATTTCTTGAAGCTGGCAAGACCACATTCATACAAAACCTATTAAAAGGCGGCAATGACAGATATAGCAGTAAAAAGACTGTATTGATATGCTGTGAACAGGGATTTGAAGAATACCGGGAAAGCACATTAAAAAGATATAATACTGTATTGATTAATATAAATGATATACGTGTGCTTGACAGAAGCTTTATATGTTCCGTTATTGAAGAACATGACCCGGACCGGATTTTGATAGAATATAACGGAACCTGGCCCATAGGGGAATTTTTAAAGATAAGATTACCTTCAGGATGCTGCATAAGCAATATATATTTTATTGCAGATGCTTCTAATTTTGCATTGTATATGAGCAATATGAAGTCAATAATGACAGAGCAGATTTCAAACAGCGACATTGTTATTTTAAACCGGGACAAATCCTTGGATTCGGTGGAGAAAGCAAATATCAAAAGAGCCATAAAGGCTGTTAACAGGCAGACTAAAGTTATTTACCATATAAAAGATTATCAAATGCTTCAAGGTAATAATAAAGATATCAGTGGTTTTATATTTGCGGCGTTATTACTTATGCTATACCTGTTTTTTACGTCAGTTAAAAATACAGGCTCTGCCTTTATAAGTATTTTTCTTGGCATTCTCATACAAGCCCTTCCATTTATATTATTAGGCATATTTATTTCATCCTTTCTGCAGGTATTTGCTTCCGACGAAAAAATTGCTAAAGTGTTTAGCCGTTTTAAATGGGTTGGTTTTCCGGCAGCTGTGATTATGGGAATTTTCTTTCCTGTATGCGATTGTGCAATGGCTCCAATATGTTCAAGACTTGCCGGAAAGGGAGTTCCAGTGTACTATGTGCTGACATTTTTGTTAAGCGCCCCAGTTGTAAATCCTGTTGTAATTATGTCTACATACTATGCCTTTCACGATAAACCAGAAGTTGTTTTTATGAGGGTAGGATTAGGTATTGTAATAGCACTGATGGTAGGACTTATATTGAAATTTGCAGGAGTTACAAAAGAATATGCCATAAATGAGAGGGTTTTGGAAACGCCATGCTCAGGCGGGTATATTGAAAATTTATCCCAAGAAGGATTTATAGGGAAACTGTGGATGCTTATAAGACATGCAGGAATGGAATTTTTCAATGTGGGCAGTTACATAGTAGTAGGAGCATTTATAACCTCTCTTTTACAAACATTTTTGTCAAGAGAATTGTTTTCTGCAGCGGGCATTGGTGGACACTTAGAATTGCTGATAATGTTAGGGGCTGCTGTATTTATGTCGGTATGTTCAACATCTAATGCATTTATCGCAAGGGGCTTTTCTTACAGCTTTCCAACCCATGGGATAGTATGTTATATGGTAATGGGGCCCATGCTTGATTTGAAAAATATATTAATGCTTTCGGCAAGTTTCAAAAAGAAATTTTTAATAGAACTGTTTGTAATGCTCATAGTTATTGCGGTATTTATTTTCTCAATAGCAGCAACTTTTTTTAGCTGA
- a CDS encoding DUF503 domain-containing protein: MIVSTLRIKLYAPMCHSLKDKRMIVKSIVQRARNKFNISIAEIEEQDLYQTIVIGAACVSTSRAQANAVLNEVMKFIEENTEAEITDILFEDR, encoded by the coding sequence ATGATTGTATCAACTTTGAGAATAAAGCTTTATGCGCCCATGTGCCATTCGCTCAAGGATAAACGTATGATAGTTAAAAGTATCGTGCAAAGGGCCAGAAACAAATTTAATATATCCATAGCTGAGATAGAGGAGCAGGATTTATATCAGACTATTGTAATAGGTGCAGCCTGTGTGTCTACGAGCAGAGCACAGGCAAATGCTGTTCTGAATGAAGTCATGAAATTTATAGAGGAAAACACAGAAGCAGAAATAACTGATATTTTATTTGAGGACAGATAA
- a CDS encoding CobW family GTP-binding protein, with amino-acid sequence MAVKIDIVSGFLGAGKTTLIKKLLKEKLGSEKVVIIENEFGEIGIDGGILRDSGIEIKEINSGCICCSLVGDFSTALKEVLRKYTPDRVIIEPSGVGKLSGVLEACGKIQKYADAAVNMCIAVVDSMKYIIYVNNFGEFFQDQINNAKTVILSRTQMMEQNKLSKVVNDIQKRNPKANIVTTDWWALKGADIISLAERGGDLNIENPPEKRLHSHTEVDKMFQNWGIETPKLYTNESIRSILKSLSNKSLYGNILRSKGIIPLEKSNWVQFDFVPGEINIKPCLPDYTGRICVIGEKLNTVELKKLFTGV; translated from the coding sequence ATGGCGGTTAAAATAGACATTGTTTCAGGCTTTCTTGGAGCAGGAAAGACAACGTTAATAAAAAAGCTTCTGAAAGAAAAATTAGGCTCAGAAAAAGTAGTAATTATAGAAAATGAGTTTGGTGAGATAGGAATTGATGGCGGAATTTTAAGGGACTCAGGGATAGAGATAAAAGAAATTAATTCAGGCTGTATTTGCTGTTCATTGGTTGGAGATTTTTCTACGGCTCTTAAAGAGGTCCTAAGGAAGTATACGCCTGATAGGGTTATTATTGAACCCTCCGGTGTAGGAAAGCTTTCAGGGGTTCTAGAGGCTTGCGGCAAAATTCAAAAGTATGCAGATGCAGCAGTAAATATGTGTATAGCAGTTGTGGATTCAATGAAGTACATAATTTATGTAAACAATTTTGGGGAGTTTTTTCAAGACCAGATAAACAATGCAAAGACTGTGATTTTAAGTCGGACACAAATGATGGAGCAAAATAAGCTTTCTAAAGTTGTAAATGATATTCAGAAACGCAACCCGAAAGCCAATATTGTAACCACCGATTGGTGGGCATTAAAAGGGGCGGATATCATCTCTCTTGCAGAACGGGGCGGAGATTTAAATATAGAAAATCCTCCAGAGAAGAGGCTGCATAGTCACACAGAGGTTGATAAAATGTTTCAAAACTGGGGTATTGAAACTCCTAAACTTTATACCAATGAAAGCATACGCAGTATACTAAAATCACTTTCAAATAAGTCCTTGTATGGCAATATACTAAGGTCAAAAGGAATAATTCCATTAGAGAAAAGCAACTGGGTACAGTTTGATTTTGTACCGGGAGAAATTAATATCAAGCCGTGTTTGCCGGACTATACGGGACGGATTTGTGTTATCGGTGAAAAGCTCAATACTGTAGAATTGAAAAAACTTTTTACGGGAGTATAA
- the msrA gene encoding peptide-methionine (S)-S-oxide reductase MsrA: protein MSEIWLAGGCFWGVQAFLSRLPGVIHTEVGYANGNTENPTYEDVCRRSTGHAETVYVKYDRTKISMEKLLDYFFRIIDPTSLNRQGNDIGTQYRTGIYYKNFEDEEIIKSYINNKQELYKRKILTEVLPLDNFYKAEDYHQEYLEKNPNGYCHIDLSILNEIGKE from the coding sequence ATTTCGGAGATTTGGCTTGCAGGAGGATGTTTCTGGGGAGTGCAGGCTTTTTTGTCTAGACTTCCGGGAGTAATCCATACTGAGGTTGGATATGCAAACGGAAACACTGAAAACCCTACGTATGAGGATGTTTGCAGAAGGTCAACAGGTCACGCGGAAACTGTTTATGTAAAGTATGATAGGACTAAGATTTCTATGGAAAAGCTTCTGGACTACTTTTTCAGAATTATAGACCCTACATCACTGAACAGACAAGGAAACGATATAGGTACACAGTACCGTACAGGTATTTACTATAAGAATTTCGAAGACGAAGAAATTATAAAAAGCTATATTAACAACAAACAGGAGTTATACAAAAGGAAAATATTAACGGAGGTTCTTCCTCTTGATAATTTTTATAAAGCTGAGGATTACCATCAGGAGTATCTGGAGAAAAATCCTAATGGCTACTGTCACATTGATTTATCTATATTGAATGAAATTGGGAAGGAATAA
- a CDS encoding YitT family protein, translating to MKKHIIDFILINVGLILVGIGICFFKVPNNFATGGVSGLAIIASSFFKGIDVGPMMLIINIVLIIVGFIFQGLDFGSKTMYSSFALSGIVWAIQKIYPLEHSLTDDMMLELIFSIVFPAMGSAIVFNLNASTGGTDIVAKILSKRTNLNIGKTLLLTDFLIAAGAGAVFGIKIGMYSILGLSLKAFVIDLVMESFNVSKQFVIISTKSEDIKKYIVTQLNRGATIYKAEGAFSHKTEEVISTVLSRRQAIKLRTYIRSIDSSAFITITNTSETIGKGFRSI from the coding sequence ATGAAGAAACATATTATAGATTTCATTTTAATTAATGTAGGATTGATTCTGGTTGGTATAGGTATTTGTTTTTTCAAAGTACCAAACAATTTTGCTACAGGTGGAGTAAGCGGCCTTGCAATAATAGCCAGCAGCTTTTTCAAAGGCATAGACGTAGGCCCCATGATGCTTATAATTAATATAGTCCTTATCATTGTAGGATTCATTTTTCAAGGCTTAGATTTCGGCTCAAAAACAATGTATTCCAGCTTTGCTCTTTCAGGAATCGTATGGGCTATACAAAAAATATATCCCTTAGAGCATTCTCTCACAGACGATATGATGCTCGAACTTATCTTTTCTATTGTTTTTCCTGCCATGGGCTCTGCCATTGTTTTCAATCTCAATGCTTCTACAGGAGGAACGGACATTGTAGCAAAGATACTCAGCAAACGTACAAACCTTAATATTGGAAAAACCTTGCTACTGACTGATTTTCTCATTGCAGCTGGGGCCGGAGCAGTTTTTGGAATAAAAATAGGAATGTATTCTATTTTGGGCCTTTCCCTTAAAGCTTTTGTTATTGACCTTGTTATGGAAAGCTTTAACGTAAGCAAGCAATTTGTTATTATTAGTACTAAATCAGAAGATATAAAGAAATACATCGTAACCCAGCTCAACCGAGGAGCTACCATATATAAAGCCGAAGGCGCATTCAGCCACAAAACTGAGGAAGTAATTTCTACAGTTCTAAGTAGAAGACAAGCTATAAAGCTCCGAACGTATATACGCAGTATAGATAGCTCTGCATTTATAACCATAACCAATACTTCTGAAACCATAGGTAAAGGCTTTAGAAGTATATAA
- a CDS encoding YaiI/YqxD family protein, with product MQILVDADACPVKNIIIRIAKEYSIPVTMIIDTSHQLNDGYSTVITVDKANDSVDIKLINMLKKNDIVVTQDYGVAAMGLTKGAKVLNQNGLIYSDNNIDRLLFERHLGQKIRRSGGRTGTIRKRSKENDGAFEKALLMLIKSEFENI from the coding sequence ATGCAAATACTTGTTGATGCTGATGCATGCCCGGTAAAAAATATAATCATAAGAATTGCAAAGGAATATAGTATTCCAGTCACAATGATTATTGATACCAGTCACCAATTAAATGATGGATATAGCACAGTAATTACTGTAGACAAAGCCAATGACAGTGTTGACATAAAGCTTATAAATATGCTCAAAAAGAACGATATTGTGGTTACTCAGGACTATGGTGTAGCTGCTATGGGACTGACTAAAGGTGCAAAGGTTTTAAATCAGAATGGATTAATATACTCTGATAACAATATTGACAGATTGCTATTTGAAAGGCATTTGGGACAAAAAATCAGGAGGTCGGGAGGAAGAACTGGCACTATAAGAAAAAGGTCAAAGGAGAACGATGGAGCCTTTGAAAAAGCACTCCTGATGCTTATAAAATCAGAATTTGAAAACATATAG
- a CDS encoding lactate utilization protein: MDNNVKAILDKRIKKTMENLRANNMQPYYVETVKDVAGKVAELLKEGDTVAVGGSMSLFEAGIIDLLRSGKYTFLDRYEEGLSKEQIHQIFRKSFLADVYISSSNAITENGELYNVDGYSNRVAAICYGPESVIIVVGINKIVGNLDEAIKRVKTMAAPANATRLNCTSYCTEKGECMGLTSGNSSMTNGCRGQNRICCNYVVSAYQNQKDRIKVIIVGEELGY; the protein is encoded by the coding sequence ATGGATAACAATGTAAAGGCGATTTTAGACAAAAGAATTAAAAAAACTATGGAAAATCTCAGAGCCAATAATATGCAGCCTTATTATGTTGAAACTGTAAAGGATGTTGCAGGGAAAGTAGCTGAATTACTAAAAGAAGGAGATACCGTTGCTGTAGGTGGTTCTATGAGCTTGTTTGAGGCAGGAATTATAGATTTGCTGCGCTCGGGTAAATATACTTTCCTGGACCGATATGAAGAGGGGTTATCAAAGGAACAGATTCATCAAATTTTCCGGAAATCCTTTTTGGCAGATGTGTATATCAGCAGTTCGAATGCTATTACGGAAAATGGGGAACTATACAATGTAGACGGCTATTCCAATAGGGTTGCTGCTATATGTTACGGCCCGGAATCAGTAATAATTGTGGTGGGTATAAATAAAATAGTAGGAAATCTGGATGAGGCAATTAAAAGGGTAAAAACCATGGCAGCTCCCGCAAATGCTACTCGACTTAATTGTACTTCTTATTGTACCGAAAAAGGAGAGTGCATGGGACTTACATCAGGGAATTCTTCAATGACAAATGGCTGTCGTGGTCAAAACAGAATATGCTGTAATTATGTTGTCAGTGCATATCAGAACCAAAAAGACAGAATTAAGGTAATAATAGTTGGAGAGGAACTGGGATATTAA